In Candidatus Margulisiibacteriota bacterium, a single genomic region encodes these proteins:
- a CDS encoding homocysteine S-methyltransferase family protein, with product ILETNTFGANRIKLGEYGLADKVKEINEAAVRLARRAIGEKGFVCGSIGPTGQLLEPMGGLSFDQAYETFAEQAKALADAGADLLCFETISDLQEMRAGVLAAKNETSLPVIASMTYDEGEVTVSGTTPEAAAVVLEAIGADILSANCSAGPEGLLKVAERLLAVTNLPVMIMPNAGMPVLESGKAVYKMSPEEFAKHLAKAFNLGIGIVGGCCGTNPKHIEAVREALTPNPSPRGRGAMPNVGVRFSSRTKMIEPDGFIAVGEKINPTGRKIFREELKSGKFKIVRAEAENQTKHGAALLDVNVSVARIDDVAAMKQAVIVASTASPRPLSIDSPNPVAIEAGLKTFCGRGLINSVNGKEESLKTVIPLAKKYGAALIGLVLDEQGIPETVEQKMAIAEKIIKATDAAGIPRDQIYIDNLAMTVGVGIKGALDTLAAIPIVKRNFGVRTILGVSNVSHGMPNRSKLNNLYLKLCLLNGLDAGIVDISDPGIKEAIEFARKIEAKAGDGEGQKAKEKAKERLLEEFKQAVEEKGEMGQGIRDTGESAVKQYPETLGGIEAAVIEGDDEIVVDLTNKLLAKGEAPQKIIDQALVRGMEKVGKDFSAKKIFLPQVMASAEAMKAGFALCKERIPKEEARKVGKVLLATVKGDVHDIGKNIVKMMLENHGFEVIDLGKDVPSETILETAKREKPNAICLSALLTTTMVEMEQVGKELKKEGLNIPIMVGGAVVTDDYAEEIGAFYSSDAVGAVELAKKLIKKIS from the coding sequence CATCCTCGAAACTAACACCTTTGGCGCCAACCGGATCAAGCTGGGCGAGTATGGCCTGGCTGATAAGGTTAAAGAGATCAATGAAGCGGCAGTCAGACTGGCCCGCCGGGCGATTGGAGAAAAGGGTTTTGTCTGCGGTTCGATCGGCCCGACCGGCCAGCTTCTGGAGCCGATGGGTGGGCTATCTTTTGACCAGGCGTATGAAACTTTTGCCGAGCAGGCCAAGGCGCTGGCCGACGCGGGGGCCGATCTCCTCTGTTTTGAAACGATCTCCGACCTGCAGGAAATGCGGGCGGGGGTGCTGGCTGCCAAAAATGAAACATCTTTGCCGGTTATTGCCAGTATGACCTATGATGAAGGGGAAGTGACCGTTTCCGGAACCACTCCGGAAGCGGCGGCGGTTGTCCTTGAGGCGATCGGCGCTGATATTCTTTCCGCCAATTGTTCCGCCGGGCCGGAAGGACTGCTTAAGGTCGCAGAGAGATTGTTGGCAGTGACAAACCTGCCGGTCATGATCATGCCGAATGCCGGGATGCCGGTACTCGAAAGCGGCAAAGCGGTCTACAAAATGTCCCCGGAAGAATTTGCCAAACATCTGGCCAAAGCCTTTAATCTTGGCATCGGCATTGTCGGCGGCTGTTGCGGGACGAACCCCAAACATATTGAAGCGGTCAGGGAAGCCCTTACCCCCAACCCCTCTCCCAGAGGGAGAGGGGCGATGCCTAATGTTGGCGTTAGGTTTTCCAGCCGGACGAAGATGATAGAACCAGACGGCTTTATAGCCGTAGGCGAGAAGATCAATCCGACCGGGCGTAAGATATTTAGGGAGGAGCTCAAGTCTGGGAAATTTAAGATCGTCAGGGCGGAGGCGGAAAATCAGACCAAACATGGGGCCGCTCTGCTTGATGTCAATGTTTCCGTCGCCAGGATCGACGATGTCGCGGCAATGAAGCAGGCAGTGATCGTTGCTTCTACCGCTTCCCCGCGACCATTATCGATCGATAGCCCGAATCCCGTGGCGATCGAAGCCGGCCTAAAGACCTTTTGCGGTCGGGGGCTGATCAATTCGGTCAATGGTAAAGAAGAAAGCCTGAAGACAGTTATTCCGCTGGCCAAGAAATACGGGGCCGCGCTGATCGGCCTGGTCCTTGATGAACAGGGGATCCCCGAAACCGTTGAGCAGAAAATGGCGATCGCCGAAAAAATTATTAAAGCGACCGACGCGGCCGGGATCCCTCGCGACCAGATCTATATTGATAATCTGGCCATGACCGTCGGCGTCGGGATCAAAGGGGCGCTCGACACTTTGGCCGCTATCCCTATTGTTAAGCGGAATTTCGGTGTCAGAACGATCCTTGGGGTCAGCAATGTCTCGCACGGCATGCCGAACCGCTCAAAACTCAATAATCTCTATTTAAAACTCTGCCTGCTTAACGGGCTTGATGCCGGGATTGTTGATATCAGTGACCCCGGGATAAAAGAGGCGATCGAGTTTGCCAGAAAAATAGAGGCAAAAGCGGGAGATGGGGAGGGGCAAAAGGCGAAAGAGAAGGCGAAGGAAAGGTTGTTAGAGGAATTTAAGCAGGCGGTGGAGGAGAAGGGAGAGATGGGACAGGGGATACGGGACACGGGGGAAAGCGCGGTTAAGCAATACCCGGAAACGCTTGGCGGGATCGAAGCGGCGGTGATCGAAGGGGACGACGAGATCGTCGTTGATTTGACGAACAAGTTATTGGCTAAGGGTGAAGCGCCGCAAAAGATTATTGATCAGGCTCTGGTCAGAGGAATGGAAAAGGTCGGCAAAGACTTCTCGGCCAAAAAGATATTTCTGCCGCAGGTCATGGCCTCGGCGGAGGCGATGAAAGCGGGGTTTGCCCTATGCAAGGAACGGATCCCTAAAGAGGAGGCCCGCAAAGTCGGCAAAGTCCTGCTGGCGACCGTCAAGGGTGATGTCCACGACATCGGCAAGAACATCGTTAAAATGATGCTGGAAAACCATGGTTTTGAGGTCATCGACCTGGGAAAAGATGTCCCGTCGGAAACAATTCTAGAAACGGCGAAACGGGAAAAACCGAACGCGATCTGTCTTTCCGCTCTCCTGACGACGACGATGGTCGAGATGGAGCAGGTCGGCAAGGAGCTTAAAAAGGAAGGGTTGAATATACCGATCATGGTCGGCGGGGCGGTAGTGACCGACGATTATGCCGAAGAGATCGGCGCCTTTTACAGTTCCGACGCGGTCGGGGCGGTGGAGCTGGCGAAAAAGCTGATCAAAAAGATAAGTTAA